The Gopherus flavomarginatus isolate rGopFla2 chromosome 18, rGopFla2.mat.asm, whole genome shotgun sequence genome segment GTACATCAGTGCAGGCAAGAGTTGCACTCAAACTCAATGGGAGAAGAGGAGATTTTACTTGAAAAGTTAGTGTAAACTTCTACAAACTTTATTATGCCAGCTGCTGCATCCATCATGGAAAGCAGCTATCAGAGGGTAGGCTGGTTGTGAAAGATTCATGTAGAAATTGCTTCAAAATAACGAGGACTGGCAGCATTTGCAAATCCCAGGGTCGTTAGAGGGCTCATCTAATCTCTTGGGCATCATTCCTCTTGGGTATTTCAAAAGGTGCTAGTCAAATGAGCTGAACAGCAGGTACCATAGGGAAATAGGGCAGAGTTTataaactggagaaaaaaagTTTTCACAACAGCTATTAGTGAAATGTGCCAGACTGACAGTCCTATATGATTTATTCACAACACACGCAACATGCCAGCACGGTGCTTTTAACAGACAAGTCCCTGCCTCAAAAAGTTTACAGCATAATTTAAACAGGTGGACAACTAACAAGGAAAAAAGGTAGATGCCTCAGAAAGGGAAGAGAGCTAATCGTCATTAGAAAGGCCAGGCAAAAGCAGCAGGTCAGATGGAGATATCAGCAAGACAGTGAAACCTCAGGAGAGAAGCTACAGCAGTGCAAAGCAGATTAAGTACACCGCAGCACAGGAAAATGGTCCAAGTATGTTTTGCATTAGTTACAAAAACTGCCATTAACGCATTCCATCTGCTCAACTCCTCACCTTCCGGAAGCCCGTAATGCCAAATGCTCTGAAGGTCATTTACATCAATTGCTTATGCCTGGAGCGGAGTCACTATGCGTTGCCCAGAGAGGCTTTAAATCAATGGGTTGCCACCTCTGGTTTGAAAAATAGCCGTGTCTTTATCACCTGGCTTTCACAAGCGTCATTTCCTGGAGGCCAAGAGACGGGGCCAAATTATGCTCTATCAAACTAGTGTAAAGCTGGAATTCCATAAGGTCCTCTTAGTATTTACTCCGCATACATGAGGTGCTAGGATACCAACTGCAAGACTCTCTAattcagagagagactgttctCCATTATTCCTACAAAGTAAGAGGATTTTGTTGGAGCGATGTCAGGAGACTATAAAAAGCCTCTCACCAAATTATCTGCACAGGCTTTGCATCTTTCGGCTGGGGGTTTTAGAGCACTTTGTAAAAGCTGCTATTCCTAGTGTTCTGTTGGGAAAATACTTGCATGGCAGTGCCTGGAGATTCTGACCCGAAAGCCAACATAACCAGCCCCCGGGAGATCCTCCCAGCATAGACGCATCCAATAGGGCAGAACTGGTACAGAGGTTCCTACACCACAGCACACCCCATTGGTGTAGAAGACATGGCCAGGATTTCTCTATCTGATGTTTTGCTAGCACATCAGCACTTtggagctgcagccagccagtGTAACTCAGAATGCCAGTACAAGTTACATCTGGAAAAGAGGCAGCCCATGGGGCAAGGAAGTATAAAGTGTGTTCTCCAGAGTCAAGGATCCAGGCCCTTGATTTTGTTTCCTGCCTTGCAGGATGGATCAAGCCTCCAGATCACAACGTCGTGAAGTTTCAAATGAACAACGCGGCAAATGATTGTTCAGACCAGTGAAAACCAACCATTGGAAGAAATGAAAGTAATAATGTTTGGGAGAGGGGAACAGATGCAGTCACAGCCAGGTGAGGTTTCTAATTGGTTGCATCACATTTCCCTCCCTTTATTTGCACTGATAGGTGGCCTTACTTCTAGCTATTCACAGGGTCATTTCCGCCCACATGTACTCAGCTacctgaataacgtagctgaagtcaacgtacttagacctATTCACCGCGGCGTCTccactgcggtgagtcgactcctgccgctcccccgtcgactctgcctgagCATCTCGCGGCAgcggagtacaggagttgacgggagagtgctcgggttcaatttatcgcgtctagactagacacgataaatcaaccctcgctggatcaatcgctgcccgccaatccggcggatagtgtagacataccctaagtaaacAGTTTTATAGATCAAAAAGAAATACTTTGCCTATCCTTTACTCCTCCCACTGGAGGATCTCAAATATGCTCTACAAACCTTTTACCCAAGAAGTAGGCAATTATATCCCATTTTAGAGATAACTAAACTGAGGCAAAGCGCAATACGTGACctgagcaaagcagcagcaagGGTAGGACTGGAACCGTACTCTCAACTCCCAGTCTTACGCTTCCCAGATTGGTGCTTGTGGAGTTtaacagcaatttaaaaaaaagctacaaCTGTTCCTCTCAAGGCAACAGCAGAGAAAGGGCAGCACAcatgagggcctgatcctgtagccCTTATGGAAACAAAgctcatggaaatcaatggaagtttaaCCTGCATAACAACGTAATCAGGCCCTTTCTGCAAGTGGATATGGGGAGGGTGAGAAAGAGTAATCCTAGAGTGTACATTTCATTCAGACACAGGAAGAGAGCAGTTTTGTTTTGATCTTTTTAATACAAACATTAACTGATCTGGATGTAAAATGGGCTCAAGAGGCATAGTGAGTAACCTCAATGTGATGTGCTAACTTTACAATGTATGCCGGGGCAGCAGGATCGAGCTCCATGGGATACTGTTGTGATTCAACATTTCTAGGGAGCATCAGCTGAATTTGGCTTAAAATTTCCAGCTTCTGCATACCTGGCAGAACAGACATGGGATGTATGTGGGAGACGAGAGCACAGGATCTCAATGGACAGCCAGCTTTTTAAAAGCATCAGAGATCCATTTTGACAGCAACGCAAGCTCCCAGCTGGGAAGCCGTCCCACCAATCCATCTGCTACCAAAGCAGGGTGTCCTGCAGCCATATTTCTGTTCGATGATCCAATTTTATTAATGCTAATTCTCACTGCCAATctggaaaatgttaaataaatataaagcagCCACCACAGTGTCTTATTTACAAAAAAGCTGCCCTTTCTTCGTGCCTTTGGACACTGAGCAGGACAGCCCATGGGCACTATCTATTGCATTAAAACTCAGTCCACTGAGCACACTGGAGAACATTCTAAATGACCATCATGAAAGCAGCAAAATTCTCCAGGACCTTGGTCTTTACTCGTCCGACTTCCCATCATCCTTTTCTGTGTCCTGGCAATCATCACCACTGTCCTCCTGTATGATCTCAACCTCAAGGCGACCGATGTAGAGGGAGATGGCGCACAGCCAGAACAGTGCCACTGTTGTGACCACCGTGCCATTCAGCAGGGCCGTGGAGAAAGCAAGCATCATGGTGCGGCGGAGGAGGAAGAGGCTGACAAGGTAGGAGGCGCTGCCGTAAGAGACACAAATCCCGCCGAGAATGAAGAAACCTAGAGTAGAAACAGAGAATGAAATCCATCCATGCATCTGGAGCAGAGCCTGGTAAACCATCCTCCAAGGGAAAAATCTGAGCAGCTGAGTCTTTAATGTAATTTATTCTCCTAacatccctgtgaagtagggaagtgctaAGATCCCCATCTGCACGATAGGGTAAGGAGCACAGACAGAAGAAGTGACTTGGCGAAGGTCattcaggaagtctgtggcagaacaagaaactgaactcaggtctcccaagtcctagcctAGTGCCCTAACTTCTAGGCCATTCTGTCTCTTTATAATGGACTCAGGGCCATGCTAGTTACGACAGGCACTGTACATGACCGTTGCTGGCAGGGTTTCCCTGGCTAGCATAGACATGGATTGACTGTGTTATAAAATTGTTCCAGACTCCCTAGGGGGGCGTTTTAATAAATCCCCATTCACACAAGTCAAGCAAGATGTGCTACAACACTGCAGCTAACAACTGTATTAAGCACAATTCTGCCAGTGCAGGTGATGCCAGAAAGTCTTCCCTATGATTTCTCCACTTTGAGTTAGGGTTTAAGGAAAACTGCCTTGTACATGTTCTGAAGAGTTgtttcttggggggtggggggagaggaagggaggaaggatggcTAAAGCACATGACTGGGTCTCAGGATTCAAGGGTTTTCTTCTCAACTCTGTCACAAAGTTCCTCTGTGTTAGCCCCAAGCTGCAATGGTTGAGTTGCAAACACTGCAAGAAATCAAAATCCCAAATGGCTTTCATTGTAATCAAACAGACCaggccaatttttaaaaacagaacaagagaTAAAAGTTGGCCTGAACTTCCTGTCTTAAAGTCAAGAATTCTTCAACCGGATACAGCTCAACCATAAACGCACAACTCTTCATAACATGAGGCAACTTACAAATACAATTCTTCTCTCTTCAGTTTTGAAGAACCATTGCACCACACTGTGGTGAGCTTTAAAATAACCATACTCAAGCAAAATTATTTGCAACAGTCCCATATTTCTCTTGcatttcctctcccttccctgtaGTCTGTGTGCAGAAGAAAGCAGCGAGAGTGGTCCTCCTAGCTGATTCATCTATGTCCCAGTCAGCTATTTATGTCATCACATTACTTTCTTCGTAGGGAATTAGGAGGCTAAGTACTAGCATGTGGCATCAGTGAACAAATGAAGCAAGACTAGATTAGAGGATCGGCACAAATACTTTGCAGTTGTATAGCACCCTTCAAAGGATCTCAAGTACTCTATGAAAACACACATCCTCAGGGGAGGTGactgtattatccccattttaaagatgggcaagCAGGcaaagagaagggaagtgacctacccaagagCTCATTCAGCAAGTCTACAGCAGAACCAAGAACAGATTTTAAAGAAGTCCTGACAGAGAGCACCTGCCATACAGAGTAGGCAGTTCTGAGCTTGTACCATGCTTTGGGATCCTCAAATCACAGTGCTAGGTAAGGTCACCGTGTCATTGACAAAGGGCTTTGAGTCAAAAGGTCATCACTAGTTTTTGTCGTGATCCTAGTGTGTATGTTTTACACACTGACAGCAGCCCCACCCTTCCAGCACAATGGTTATCAACACTGCATCTTGTCACGCAGTCACATGCTTCTGACAAATCTTTGGCACATGTCCCATAAAACTGGTGAAATGAGACAACTTTAATTTCCTCAAATGGGAGGCCTTCTGTGCAATATAACTGCCTCACAAGAGAAACACCATTTCTGTAAATGGGTAGATGGATGACCTCTGATATAAAGATCAAATCTGGTATTTTTTCCTCCAATGAGCGCACCAGACATCAAGATTCTAGCCCAGCGGGAACAAGAACGTTACTTTCACACTGTCACCCTATTACAGGCCTCTGTATTACATAttcatcctcctccctctcccctaatTTTACATCACCCTCTAAATCTCATCTGAGGGCAGCTACATCTCCTTTTCTAAGGTCTAGGGTCCAGCACATTTATACACATTACAATTCATATCTTTCCTGGACATATAGGTCAGTTTGCTGCCATTTTAGCATATCTGCTAGCAGCTTCCTCATTTTATAACAGCTTTCCTGGAGCAGAGAGTTAACCCCCATAGAAATTCAATAACCCAAGAGTTCAAACTCAGTAACTCCCAACAGCTGCAGCCTGTATGTATGATCCATACTTACCACATCTTTTCAATGGCTCTCTCAAAATGTATTACAATGggtattatcaccattttacagactgaGAAATTAAGTGATATTGGGGTTAAGTGAATTGTTCAAGGTTATTACCCAGGGATTCATGGGCTAAGCTGGACATTGGATCCACGCATGACTCTCAGACCTGCATGTGTTCTATAATCACTATTCAAAGGCCTTTTACAGACCATTTCATTGCTACAGCACTGGAGCCGTCTGGGTCTAGCACAGGggttgcaacctttcagaagtgccgtgccgagtcttcatttattaactctgatttaaggttttgtgtgccagtcataTATTTTAATCTTTgtaaaggtctctttctataggtctataatatacatctaaactactgttgtatgtaaagtaaatacggtttttaaaatatttcagaagcttcatttaaaattaaattaaaatgcagagccccctgggccagtagccaggcagtgtgagtgccattaaaaatcagctcgcatgccatctttggcacgcgtgccataggttgcctacccctggtctagcacGTAAATATGCACTAAGGCAATTTCAAGATGCCTATTAACTTCTTCGTATAGACTATTATAATCATATAAGCCATTATAGTCTATTGGCTAAAGATCTATCCAGATAATACATTTGTAGGAGCTTTATAAAAAATgattaatagattctaaggccagaaggaaccactggtcatctatctagtctgacctgtgcTATGCAGGTGGTTATAAACCTTCTCTGATCTTACAGGTATAGAAAACAGCTGCTAGAGCCATGTGGTTCAAAGTGTTTTATGAAAGTGACTAATTCTGTACACACTGGACTGGATTGCTTCACCCATAATTGACATGTGGCCACCTCTGGGCTTAGCAATTGTTTGACAGGGCATAAGTGAACTGACCTTAGTTACAAAAATCAACATTTCAGTGATCGGTTAACTAATCTGGTGACAATAATACTTTTCATTGGTGCAGTGTCCAGTTCAAATGTCACCCTTGCTCATCTATAGCGTGCATTACTTACCATAAGCTGCCTCTCGTCCTATGTCGCTCTGAACATAAGAAATTACTCCGACGCCGGTTGCCAGCAAGCCATTGCGAAACCAGGACAGGAAACCTGAGTAGAGAACAGGAGAAAGCTAGAGTTTCCTCTTCTTCAGCCATTTGTTATTTCGTTTATACTGTTCCCTGTTGTGGTAGAGAggatattaggaaccattatgtCTGGGAAGCAAATTCTTTAAAAGATTAACTGTCACAGCCTTGGGTTTTTGTCTATAGCATGTTCACCCCTTTCAAATACAGGACTCCACAGCATCCAACCTCCACATGGTCCTGTAGTGTCTCAAACTTCTGTCACACCAATAGGAAACTCCAGAAAAGTGTCTTTGAAAGACAATCTACCAGACCTAGGCAAGAAGGGCACCATGATTATTGCTCATCTTTAACATAGGTTAAAATCTCCCTTGGGCCTCTAGTTCTGGCTTCATCCCATTAAAACCCACTTTCCCTTTTCAGTCTATCACCCTATCAAGTTAACAGGCAGCTGCATCACCTTGGGTTGCGATGTTTAAGTATGGCTTAGTATGGATAGCACTCAGGTGTGAAGTTTCCAAGTCCCCAAGCTGCAGGACGCACCAATGATTCAGTGAGGGGGTAGCTCTTCCATTCAAATCAGTACTGATCAACATGCCACAGCATGGTGTAAGGGGAAACTGTACAGTAGAATAATTGTGATGGAAAGATGAGTGCCCTCCTCTTTGTCTCATTACTGACTTAGATGGCTCAACATGGTGAGAGGGGCCGTGCtattttttagataaaacatagaACCAGCGTCCTAGCTACCTGTACCAATTAAAATTCCTAAGCTGCATTTCACAAGCATCAGGAGCAGCAGCCCAACTGAGATAATTACATTTAGTCCCCCATAGTGGATATGGGATTCTctctcacttcctgtcccaagtTGTGTGTTTTAGTGGGAAGGTGAAGTGACACCGTACGTAGATGACTGCACTGTTCTTTGGGATGAAAACAGGCATTAAAGCAGTAAAAGCTATTGCCGTTAAGGTAGTTAGTGTTCGTCAGTAACagtgtggatttgatttaaatcaaattaatttaaatcatgttttaaatcactagtcaggaagactccatTTAATCATGGATCTCTACATacaagtgcattcttgttggttcttATAAccttaatatatatttttcacaACTCATAGATGTagttttcatttttagaaggcccacactatacatttttcaagtgatttattttgaaaactattcagattagttttacagcaatatcagaaaatgaatgattgtttggttatttcatttaccaaaggtaactgaagcagatatttatgaagtcactgggaggtgaactatctccagttcaacaggttaatcattaatatttggaggattttcttgccatgctgtattagaaggagaacatcaccagacagacatttaaattgttttatttaactaaaacaacaatatgtattctggatgtttttcttcaATAGCAAACATAatcttttaacaaaacaagcatatgaatttttgaatttagttaaacattcaagttttttaaaatcaggtttgtttttgttaaaattgttttgaaataaaatagttaatgaaatattaaaaaaaattaaatagactgcgtcagccaggtcaacatgagaaacttaagatattggcttctgcagctaactcagtcatgtttacattcatttcctgtttgttcataatctggaaatggaaaacaagctttcctgctttttcaggtccaaaatgatttctcagtttggaatgaattaggcctggtccacactacagcgttaaatcgatttaaacagcgttaaatcgatttaacgctgttcccgtccacactacacggcactttaaatcgattttaagggctcttaaaatcaatttctgtactcctccccaacaagaggagtaaccctaaaatcgatattactatatcgatttagggttagtgtggacggaaatcgaagttattggtctcattcttttactgagctacccagagtgcaccgctccggaaatcgatggtaacctaggaccatggacgcacaccaccgaattaatgtgccctagtgtggacgcgtaaaatcgattttataaaaccagttttataaaactggttttaataatttcgattttatgctgtagtgtagacgtggccttagtccaaaggaaaaaaatattctttctgcaCCAGCAGAAGCAGCTActtctgttaaaagtgagatcatcacttcaacagtccctgaatccaagtgcttaagggacttccaccagttcactggtgtgactttctttaaaaaatataatcaGCAAATATATTTactgaatggttcttattcccaaactgggtctcttttacagcctgttGCCATTATAGGTTCTCTCTTCTAGTGAGAGACTGGTATGGTACAtatggaatatgctgctcaaacagtttcacttttgtttctactgcctgtccctcccttctcacatttatctccagatttcATCTCCTTGTctagatctattccgcccccaacaatcttctattcattgaactttttgaaactttgcacttttagagagagagagaaaagattgacTCTACGTATGCAAATTTGCAGAGCGACAACAGGGTTGAGggctgttatttctcacctcaatatattactgtatatacttgttcataagctgagtatttttggcaaaaaaggaacacatcaaagagcgggggttggcttataagcgggtctacaccaaaatttgatgattttaaactctatggaatcattgaattgaatatctaatacattgttgtaTTGTTtacctggaatgtctgcaggcCTGGAGCCCCTCGGCTCCCTGTGAccgcggtttgctgttcccagccaatgagagctgtgggaagtggcgccaCTCCCTGCAGTTCTCATTGGCTAGGAACGGCAAAcagtggccacagggagctgagaggttccatgcctgcagacactccaggtaaacaaaacgttcCAACCCACCAGCGGCTTACCCCGATGGGCCGGGAGCCAAAGTCTTCCAATCCCTGAAATAAAAGGTCAGTTTACGAAAGGGTCagacagtttttgctatttttacctatcgaTTTTGGGGGGTCGCCTTATAAATGAACtggctaatgaacaagtatatatggtatttatttatttattttaaaaacagttttgctcttaacaagcatgttatctctggagacacaaatccacagtttgagacctgcaaaactaagcatctctgatggtatcttctagactgagcactgagtcccattgggtagacagaaagattaatctaaataatctatgcagaagcccctggaaccccataagattgcatccctaatccatgaactattggaactcatgtacaaaacttttcttaaatattacatgaatatattgtctcattctatagaattagaatttataatccctattccatgagatctctttgagctataatgtatcttgattaaaactatctttagatcggttttttccccaaaaagcattttataaaaaaaatcttatttaaataagaaaatctgaagtttttgattttttttttaaatcaattatttttatccaccctggtcaGTGACACTCACTCTCTTTAACCAAAACAAGACAATGTGTCAAGATGCCATCACACTGTGACAACCCAAGGTGCACGTCCACATCTAGAATACCACATTATGCCCTTTCAGCCCTTATGACAACCCCATCATCGCACTGTCCCCTACACCATCTTCCCACCATGCTATTCCCAAGAGTTCCCTACCCCATTCCTGTCATCAGAGTACCTGCAACTCTGTGCTGTCCCCTCACCCACGTTGCACTGTTCCATTCATCATCCCCAACAGAGCCTTGATACACCACACCAAGCCCTTAATCCAGACTGTTCCTGCATTACCCACCCTGTCCACACACCCCACATCATGTCTCAAGTGGCAGCAGCCCATCCCCCACAATGCCTCAGGCCACATCATACCCGAAAATGGACTAGCTACCACCTCATGAGATCCCCTCCACTGTCCTGCCCTCACAGTACAGTGACCCTCCTGTGCCCCCATCCTCACATCCTGTGCTGCCCCAAAGACCCTTATGTCCAGTCCCCATTATCCACATTGTCTcctaccctggccccactcccttacagcccccccacaacctccctaaagcctccctcccccctccaacccAACACCCCCCCCACCACAGGCCTCCTCCTTTGACCAGAGCACACCTCCCCTACAGCCCACCTGCCTCCATCCCCAACTATAGCCactcctcccctccagctctcctcctcacagcccccccccaccaTGGACCCCTCCCCATTGACTCCcttcctccaccctgcccccccatgggCTCCTTCTCACCTCCCatagcccccctcctccccagcatgtGCCCCTTCCATAcagcccccctgttccccaccatGTGCCCCTTCCACACAGCCCCCCTGTCTCCTAtgggccccttccccctcccacagcccccccaccacGTGCGCCTTCCACACAGCTCCCCTGTCCCCCATggtccccttcccacaccccacagccccccttcctccccaccatgtgccccttccacacagcccccctgttccccaccatGTGCCCCTTCCACACAGCCCCCCTGTCTCCTAtgggccccttccccctcccacagcccccccaccatGTGCCTCTTCCACACAGCTCCCCTGTCCCCCATggtccccttcccacaccccatagcccccctcctccccaccatgtaccccttccacacagcccccctgttccccaccatgtgcccccccacagccctcctgtcttctgtgggccccttccccctcccacgggccccttccccctcccacagcccccccaccatGTACACCTTCCACACAGCTCCCCTGTCCCCCCACCatgtgccccttccccctcccacagccctcctgTTCCCCATCACGTGCCCCTTCCACACAGgccccctgttccccaccatGTGCCCCTTCCACACAGCCCCCCTGTCTCCTAtgggccccttccccctcccacagccccccaccatGTGCCTCTTCCACACAGCTCCCCTGTCCTCCATGgtccccttcccgcaccccacagcccccctgaccCCCCACCATGTGCTCCTACCACACAGCCCTCCTGTCTTCTAtgggccccttccccctcccatgggccccttccccctcccatggGCCCCCCACCATGTACCCCTTCCACACAGCTCCCCTGTCCCCCATggtccccttcccacaccccatagcccccctcctccccaccatgtACCCCTACCACACAGCCCC includes the following:
- the TMEM160 gene encoding transmembrane protein 160; its protein translation is MGWWARAVGRAAGRFLRGAAGRGPPRGPRCRSSRAPSSPPPPPVSELDRADAWLLRKAHETGFLSWFRNGLLATGVGVISYVQSDIGREAAYGFFILGGICVSYGSASYLVSLFLLRRTMMLAFSTALLNGTVVTTVALFWLCAISLYIGRLEVEIIQEDSGDDCQDTEKDDGKSDE